The bacterium genome has a segment encoding these proteins:
- a CDS encoding T9SS type A sorting domain-containing protein: MKFRTLNELGQCQYGRLQALIFLPDSASGVLELPPVLPPFLPSAVISRGPYVSAPGASAVVDASGRVMENVLSEGRVSISNLPAGTYFAKDEERTVVKIVKVD; this comes from the coding sequence TTGAAATTTAGAACGTTGAATGAGTTAGGGCAATGCCAATACGGTCGTCTTCAAGCCCTCATCTTCCTGCCGGACAGCGCTTCCGGCGTTCTCGAGCTGCCTCCGGTTCTGCCGCCCTTTCTGCCGTCCGCCGTTATCTCCAGAGGACCTTACGTCTCTGCGCCGGGCGCAAGCGCGGTGGTTGACGCATCGGGCAGGGTGATGGAGAATGTCTTAAGCGAAGGCAGGGTGAGCATCTCCAACCTCCCGGCAGGCACCTACTTTGCCAAGGACGAAGAACGCACGGTCGTAAAAATCGTCAAGGTTGACTGA
- the lexA gene encoding transcriptional repressor LexA has translation MRLPNPKMKIFEFIQEFAADRGYPPSIRDIAKGLGYQSTKAIKIHLDDLARDGVIKRQPGRARAIQVEPWGIPILGRVPAGTPNLAVQDVEEIFSATRWRRSFMLRVKGDSMINAGIMEGDLVVVDPRQQAKPGDIIVARLYDEATVKRLIMHEDAYALKPENPAYELIKDHFDVVGKVVGVIREYV, from the coding sequence GTGAGATTACCTAACCCGAAGATGAAGATTTTCGAGTTCATACAGGAGTTTGCGGCCGACAGAGGCTATCCGCCGTCAATCCGCGATATAGCAAAAGGTCTCGGCTACCAGAGTACGAAAGCCATTAAGATTCATCTCGACGATCTTGCCCGTGACGGCGTAATCAAGCGTCAGCCGGGAAGAGCGCGCGCTATACAGGTCGAACCATGGGGCATACCGATTCTAGGACGTGTTCCGGCAGGTACGCCTAATCTTGCGGTACAGGATGTTGAAGAGATATTCTCCGCCACCCGCTGGAGACGCTCTTTCATGCTTCGGGTCAAGGGCGATTCGATGATTAACGCCGGGATTATGGAAGGCGATCTTGTTGTTGTGGACCCTCGCCAGCAAGCGAAACCCGGCGATATAATCGTTGCAAGACTTTACGACGAAGCAACCGTTAAAAGACTGATTATGCACGAAGACGCCTACGCTTTGAAACCCGAGAATCCTGCATATGAGCTCATCAAGGATCATTTCGACGTCGTCGGCAAGGTTGTAGGCGTCATCAGGGAATACGTTTAG
- a CDS encoding T9SS type A sorting domain-containing protein: MKLKVLLACTIALTGAASAAYGSGTVWSDVKDNVAYVHHDKAEFNCCPDMFYDIEIAGKIVNIYEKDLCTHPCDCNCEFDFVHKLEGLEAGAYTAKVWEASCDNNYSLAGTTIFNIPEEIPQANNTSIMSECGGWTGAWDDLFPDDIKLSANTPVLNDVTISYILSDVSQVSLIIYDAAGREVRKLDAGTQTAGKHEQVWDTRDNTGARVQRGVYFIMLYAGGSIRTLPLLVLK; this comes from the coding sequence ATGAAGCTTAAGGTATTACTGGCATGTACGATAGCGCTGACAGGCGCTGCATCGGCCGCTTACGGGTCGGGCACAGTATGGTCAGACGTCAAGGATAATGTTGCATACGTGCATCACGACAAAGCGGAGTTTAACTGCTGCCCGGACATGTTTTACGATATCGAAATCGCAGGGAAGATTGTAAACATATATGAAAAAGACCTCTGCACTCACCCCTGTGATTGCAACTGCGAATTCGATTTCGTGCACAAGCTCGAAGGCCTTGAAGCGGGCGCATACACCGCAAAGGTCTGGGAAGCAAGCTGCGACAACAACTACAGTCTTGCAGGAACCACCATCTTTAACATCCCGGAAGAGATTCCGCAGGCGAACAACACAAGCATAATGAGCGAATGCGGAGGCTGGACGGGCGCCTGGGATGATCTTTTCCCGGATGACATAAAGCTTTCGGCAAACACGCCTGTTCTTAATGATGTGACAATCAGCTACATCCTTTCTGATGTTTCGCAGGTTTCGCTGATAATATACGACGCGGCGGGCAGAGAGGTAAGGAAGCTTGACGCAGGGACACAAACGGCAGGCAAGCATGAGCAAGTATGGGATACGCGAGACAACACAGGAGCAAGGGTGCAAAGAGGCGTTTATTTTATAATGCTATATGCAGGAGGAAGCATTAGAACCCTTCCATTGCTTGTGTTGAAGTAA
- a CDS encoding T9SS type A sorting domain-containing protein, producing the protein MRSFKVLALCLFAGIPVSSLFASGTVWSEVVNNVAYIHHDKAEFNCCPDMVFEMEKNGNFIDIYEKDKCTNPCLCDCEFDFTHKLEGLEPGTYTAKVWESSQCDDKYSLSGSTVFKIEAKTDLPSNQSLMSECGGWTGTGEHPFPEMPWLSSERIVINDVKIEYMLPENASPEITIYNILGVKIRFFSPGPQSQGIHSFNWDTRDDKGIAMPKGVYFVRLEVLGFARSLPLVVLR; encoded by the coding sequence ATGAGGTCTTTTAAGGTCTTAGCGCTCTGTTTATTTGCGGGAATCCCGGTTTCTTCTCTGTTTGCGTCTGGAACCGTATGGTCAGAGGTCGTCAATAATGTCGCCTATATTCATCACGATAAGGCGGAGTTCAACTGCTGTCCGGATATGGTATTCGAGATGGAAAAGAATGGCAACTTCATTGACATCTATGAAAAGGATAAGTGCACAAATCCCTGTCTCTGCGATTGCGAGTTCGACTTCACCCACAAGCTCGAAGGTCTCGAGCCCGGCACTTACACCGCAAAGGTGTGGGAGTCTTCGCAGTGCGACGATAAGTACAGCCTTTCTGGCTCGACCGTTTTCAAGATAGAAGCCAAAACCGATCTTCCTAGCAATCAGAGTCTGATGAGCGAATGCGGCGGATGGACCGGCACGGGCGAGCATCCGTTTCCGGAGATGCCGTGGCTTTCCTCTGAAAGGATTGTTATAAACGATGTAAAGATAGAATACATGCTTCCCGAGAACGCGTCTCCGGAGATTACAATCTATAACATTCTTGGTGTAAAGATAAGGTTTTTTTCGCCCGGGCCGCAGTCTCAGGGAATCCATTCTTTTAACTGGGATACACGCGACGATAAAGGAATTGCGATGCCGAAAGGAGTGTACTTCGTTAGGCTCGAGGTTTTGGGCTTTGCAAGAAGCCTGCCCCTTGTTGTCTTACGGTAG
- a CDS encoding T9SS type A sorting domain-containing protein — MTRFLPLLLLAAFSLQAEELVKVTRDPRPNPDYVSYAEWRAENPLMGALKTGPVIVRKAASARTEALADKGLVALVVAEYLKLPLKDDIDQWIYDAEARGFIIEMSNYSNEGTVEDLKKYLKTLRTEGLVGAVLVGNLPAAWFQVCDDWGADGGFNPPDDWYEEFPTDLFLADLDGKWEDDSLHVGDASNPMTEGTDGIYDSHSGNKGADIWVSRIDASHIKLEEEIALYHEYFSRVHKYRQAELTYPSKGYFYIDNDWRDGFYDNKMTLVCDVVDEIRDTNLTCATDYKNRLAEDGLFMAVCVHSSPDAHYFVAPNNPDYDMLQSWLLPSLAPKYGFYNLFACSNCRWVEKNCMGSMYHFFGSGLASIGSTKTGSMLNFDVFNSVLGSGATWGDAWRELTNFWISDNDYYPKVQWARSWFMGLCILGDGTLDMKEQKPVAIAEAPLNQPISLEVTPFAREAVELRFSLSNESLVRIDIYDASGRLVAGLSNGIMGSGTHMFAWRPDNASQGVYFARLDANGQSAVRKITIIR; from the coding sequence ATGACAAGATTCTTACCGCTGCTGCTTTTGGCGGCATTCTCATTACAGGCTGAGGAGCTAGTGAAAGTTACACGGGATCCAAGACCGAATCCCGATTACGTTTCTTACGCTGAATGGCGCGCTGAGAATCCCCTCATGGGCGCTCTTAAGACCGGTCCGGTAATAGTCCGCAAGGCGGCATCCGCAAGAACTGAGGCCCTAGCCGACAAAGGTCTCGTTGCCCTTGTAGTCGCTGAATATCTTAAATTGCCGCTCAAGGACGACATCGATCAATGGATATACGACGCTGAAGCCCGCGGTTTTATCATCGAAATGAGCAACTACTCGAATGAAGGAACTGTTGAAGACCTTAAGAAATATCTCAAGACTTTGCGTACAGAGGGGCTAGTGGGCGCCGTGCTCGTGGGCAATCTGCCTGCTGCATGGTTCCAGGTCTGCGACGACTGGGGCGCTGACGGCGGATTCAACCCGCCGGACGACTGGTACGAGGAGTTTCCTACCGATCTTTTTCTTGCCGATCTTGACGGAAAATGGGAGGACGATTCCTTGCACGTTGGAGACGCATCCAATCCGATGACGGAGGGAACAGACGGCATATACGACTCTCATTCGGGCAACAAAGGCGCGGATATATGGGTCTCGCGCATAGACGCTTCCCACATCAAGCTCGAGGAGGAGATTGCACTATATCATGAATACTTCTCGCGTGTCCACAAGTACAGGCAAGCGGAGCTCACCTACCCATCGAAAGGGTATTTCTATATCGACAACGACTGGCGGGACGGCTTTTACGACAACAAGATGACCCTTGTCTGCGACGTTGTAGACGAAATACGCGACACCAATCTTACCTGCGCGACCGACTACAAGAACCGGCTCGCCGAAGACGGTCTTTTCATGGCGGTATGCGTGCATTCATCTCCCGATGCCCACTATTTTGTGGCGCCCAACAACCCGGATTACGATATGCTTCAAAGCTGGCTTCTTCCGTCTCTCGCGCCTAAATACGGATTCTATAATCTTTTTGCCTGCTCCAACTGCCGGTGGGTTGAAAAGAACTGCATGGGAAGCATGTATCATTTCTTCGGCTCAGGGTTAGCCTCAATCGGCTCGACCAAGACAGGCTCCATGCTCAACTTTGACGTGTTCAACTCCGTTCTCGGTTCGGGCGCAACCTGGGGCGACGCCTGGCGCGAACTAACGAATTTCTGGATCTCGGATAACGACTATTATCCGAAAGTGCAGTGGGCGCGCTCCTGGTTTATGGGACTCTGCATACTCGGCGACGGCACCCTTGATATGAAGGAACAAAAACCCGTTGCGATTGCCGAGGCTCCACTGAATCAACCCATTTCGCTTGAAGTAACGCCCTTTGCACGAGAAGCCGTTGAGCTGCGCTTCAGTTTGTCGAATGAATCCCTTGTAAGAATAGATATATACGACGCTTCAGGACGGTTGGTTGCGGGTCTCTCGAACGGAATCATGGGTTCGGGAACGCACATGTTTGCATGGAGACCAGACAATGCGTCTCAGGGTGTTTACTTTGCAAGATTGGATGCTAACGGACAGTCAGCCGTTCGCAAAATTACTATAATAAGATAG
- a CDS encoding T9SS type A sorting domain-containing protein: MRKSFASLFAVLALAGSAYGVLVNETIIIHQDKFEKGATDLHFIAYQSEPGIYIKDWKVTTNPPFPSIAGWLDDYPIGDGDPHCVHVDCWGTVIPYCTMVTIDVKLELTDYNKIIIDSILWTYDEKPEDPDNPVDTVDSEVPGQGFEVDYIDEAGNSTYIFRNTSEEPVIVRDFRYARNQKEPIPGPKLFEWQGWTDKEPDFVVEPGGKYIIPLKDMKPGLYFFARYDLYKPGNTKNGDVLVAKGTQVHEDQTKPGKVMGIKESGLLPDVKFIDVNSYPEYSEIRYQLPKSTIANVTLYSVTGEKVVTLVNERKSAGAYTIHWDGTDANGRRVSAGLYICKLSADGIEASEKMVRVK, encoded by the coding sequence ATGCGAAAATCATTCGCATCACTTTTCGCCGTTCTAGCCCTTGCAGGCTCGGCTTACGGTGTGCTCGTGAACGAGACCATAATCATACACCAGGACAAATTCGAAAAAGGCGCGACTGACCTTCACTTCATCGCCTACCAGTCCGAACCCGGCATATACATCAAGGATTGGAAGGTCACCACGAATCCGCCGTTCCCCTCCATCGCCGGCTGGCTTGACGACTACCCCATTGGCGACGGCGACCCTCACTGCGTGCACGTTGACTGCTGGGGAACCGTTATCCCTTACTGCACAATGGTGACCATTGACGTCAAACTCGAACTCACCGACTACAACAAGATTATCATTGACAGCATCCTGTGGACGTACGATGAAAAACCCGAAGACCCGGATAACCCGGTTGACACCGTTGACTCCGAGGTGCCTGGCCAGGGTTTTGAGGTCGACTATATCGACGAAGCGGGCAATTCCACCTACATATTCCGCAACACGAGCGAGGAGCCCGTAATAGTCAGGGACTTTCGCTACGCCCGCAACCAGAAGGAACCCATCCCCGGTCCGAAGCTATTTGAATGGCAGGGCTGGACGGATAAGGAACCCGATTTCGTGGTAGAACCCGGTGGAAAATACATCATTCCATTGAAGGACATGAAACCCGGTCTCTACTTCTTTGCGCGCTACGATCTCTATAAGCCGGGCAACACGAAAAACGGAGACGTGCTTGTAGCCAAGGGTACGCAGGTACACGAGGACCAGACAAAGCCCGGCAAGGTTATGGGCATAAAGGAATCCGGCCTCCTGCCCGATGTCAAGTTTATCGACGTCAACTCCTATCCTGAGTATTCGGAGATTCGCTACCAGCTGCCCAAGTCCACCATCGCGAACGTTACTTTATATTCGGTGACCGGAGAGAAGGTGGTTACCCTCGTAAACGAACGCAAGTCTGCAGGCGCCTACACCATCCACTGGGACGGAACCGATGCGAACGGCAGGCGCGTTTCAGCTGGCCTTTACATCTGCAAGCTTTCAGCGGATGGAATCGAAGCATCCGAAAAGATGGTTCGCGTAAAATAA
- a CDS encoding histidine ammonia-lyase translates to MAVVFSGKNLKIEDIERVARGFEKVEIASEAWERIKRCRAMCEEKIEKREIMYGVTTGIGEFSEVVLTPEQTQAYQRYLIYSHAAGIGEPMPEEVVRAAIATRINVLCNGLSGCRPVIVETLAAMLNAGVHPVMCKRGSVGACGDLSPMGQMALVLMGEGEAFYKGERLPGAEAMKRAKVPTIKYEARDGLATINGSNVINGWGCIMLPETMRWLKMHDIASAMTMEALNINTKCLDERLHKARGYPGAVTVAANLRKLMQGSKLLERKGKRVQDAYSLRSTPQVAGAARDSWRFAREMYEIELNGVGDNPLFFPDDKEVITGANFQGTPLAFALEALGLAVSTVCVLSERRLNRLMNPALSAGLPGFLTRGGGMFSGLMLSQYTACQLVNEQRVLSHPAANGSIPSAADQEDFVSMGMTTALKTRQILDNAYGVLGIELIAAAQAFDFRDAEPGPASKAAYNAIRKHVAHLDEDRPLFDDNNAMAEAVRSGEILEAVEKVVGKLD, encoded by the coding sequence ATGGCTGTTGTTTTCTCAGGCAAGAACTTGAAGATTGAAGATATAGAACGCGTTGCAAGGGGTTTCGAGAAAGTCGAGATCGCTTCCGAGGCGTGGGAGCGAATCAAGCGCTGCCGGGCCATGTGCGAGGAGAAGATTGAGAAAAGGGAGATTATGTACGGGGTTACAACGGGAATTGGCGAGTTTTCGGAGGTCGTTCTGACGCCAGAACAGACCCAGGCTTACCAGCGCTATTTAATCTATTCGCATGCGGCAGGCATAGGCGAGCCGATGCCTGAGGAGGTTGTACGTGCGGCAATAGCGACGCGAATAAATGTCCTGTGCAACGGGCTTTCGGGCTGCCGCCCCGTTATCGTAGAGACGCTTGCGGCAATGCTCAATGCAGGCGTGCATCCCGTGATGTGCAAGCGCGGCTCAGTGGGCGCGTGCGGGGACCTCTCGCCGATGGGCCAGATGGCTCTCGTTCTCATGGGCGAGGGCGAGGCGTTCTACAAGGGCGAGCGGCTCCCGGGCGCGGAGGCTATGAAGCGTGCAAAGGTTCCAACCATCAAGTATGAGGCGCGCGACGGCCTGGCGACCATCAACGGCTCCAACGTCATCAACGGCTGGGGCTGCATAATGCTCCCCGAGACCATGCGCTGGCTCAAGATGCACGACATCGCATCCGCCATGACCATGGAGGCCCTCAACATCAACACCAAGTGCCTTGACGAGCGTCTTCACAAGGCGCGCGGATACCCCGGCGCAGTGACGGTAGCGGCCAATCTGCGCAAGCTTATGCAGGGCTCAAAACTCCTCGAACGCAAGGGCAAGCGCGTTCAAGACGCATACAGTCTTCGCTCGACGCCCCAGGTTGCGGGCGCGGCAAGGGATTCGTGGCGCTTCGCTCGCGAGATGTACGAAATCGAGCTGAACGGCGTCGGCGACAATCCCCTTTTCTTCCCGGACGATAAAGAGGTTATCACGGGCGCCAACTTCCAGGGCACGCCATTGGCTTTCGCGCTGGAGGCTTTGGGTCTCGCCGTCTCGACGGTCTGCGTTCTATCGGAGCGCCGGCTTAACCGGCTCATGAATCCGGCGCTGTCTGCTGGCCTTCCCGGCTTTCTCACGCGCGGCGGCGGCATGTTCTCAGGCCTCATGCTTTCGCAGTACACGGCCTGCCAGCTCGTCAACGAGCAGCGGGTTCTCTCGCATCCGGCGGCAAACGGCTCAATCCCCTCAGCCGCCGACCAGGAGGACTTTGTCTCGATGGGAATGACAACAGCCTTAAAGACCCGTCAGATACTAGACAACGCTTACGGCGTTCTGGGCATCGAGCTCATCGCGGCCGCGCAGGCGTTCGACTTCCGCGACGCCGAGCCCGGACCCGCATCCAAAGCCGCGTACAATGCGATCCGCAAGCACGTTGCTCATCTCGATGAAGACAGGCCGTTGTTCGACGACAACAACGCGATGGCCGAGGCTGTCCGCTCGGGCGAGATACTCGAAGCGGTCGAGAAGGTTGTCGGAAAACTGGACTAA